The Streptomyces seoulensis genome contains a region encoding:
- the pruA gene encoding L-glutamate gamma-semialdehyde dehydrogenase has translation MDAVTQVPTPVNEPVHGYAPGSPERARLEAKLKELAENPVDLPMTIGGEKRMGGGETFQVVQPHNHKAVLGTLRNATREDAQDAIDAALAAAPAWRAMSFDDRAAIILRAAELLSGPWRETIAASTMLGQSKTAQQAEIDSPCELVDFWRFNVHYARQILAEQPPANSPGVWNRMDHRPLEGFVYAITPFNFSAIAANLPTAPALMGNVVVWKPSPTQTHAAVLLMKLLEEAGLPKGVINLVTGDGIAVSEVALEHRDLAGIHFTGSTKTFQYLWKTVGNNIEKYRAYPRLVGETGGKDFVVAHPSADRAVLKTALTRGSFEYQGQKCSASSRAYVPASIWNSGFKEEFAAEIDGLTVGDVTDLSNFMGAVIDERSFAKNKAAIDRAAEDPTCTIVAGGSYDDAVGYFVRPTVIECTDPDNEIFRTEYFGPILAVHVYEDDKYDEMLTQMESVSDYALTGSVISGDRAAAAYTMEKLRYAAGNFYINDKSTGAVVGQQPFGGGRASGTDDKAGAPQNLMRWTLTRAIKETLVPPTEYGYPHMG, from the coding sequence ATGGACGCTGTGACCCAGGTCCCCACCCCCGTCAACGAGCCGGTGCACGGCTACGCCCCCGGCAGCCCCGAGCGCGCCCGGCTGGAGGCCAAGCTCAAGGAGCTGGCCGAGAACCCGGTCGACCTGCCGATGACCATCGGCGGCGAGAAGCGGATGGGCGGCGGCGAGACCTTCCAGGTGGTCCAGCCGCACAACCACAAGGCCGTGCTCGGCACCCTGCGCAACGCCACCCGCGAGGACGCCCAGGACGCGATCGACGCCGCCCTGGCCGCCGCCCCGGCCTGGCGCGCGATGTCCTTCGACGACCGCGCCGCGATCATCCTGCGCGCCGCCGAGCTGCTCTCCGGCCCCTGGCGCGAGACCATCGCCGCCTCCACCATGCTGGGCCAGTCCAAGACCGCCCAGCAGGCCGAGATCGACAGCCCCTGCGAGCTGGTCGACTTCTGGCGCTTCAACGTGCACTACGCCCGCCAGATCCTGGCCGAGCAGCCCCCGGCCAACTCCCCGGGCGTGTGGAACCGCATGGACCACCGCCCGCTGGAGGGCTTCGTCTACGCGATCACGCCGTTCAACTTCTCGGCCATCGCCGCCAACCTGCCCACCGCGCCCGCCCTCATGGGCAACGTGGTGGTCTGGAAGCCGTCCCCGACGCAGACCCACGCCGCCGTGCTGCTGATGAAGCTGCTGGAGGAGGCCGGGCTGCCCAAGGGCGTCATCAACCTGGTCACCGGCGACGGCATCGCCGTCTCCGAGGTCGCCCTGGAGCACCGCGACCTCGCGGGCATCCACTTCACCGGCTCGACCAAGACCTTCCAGTACCTGTGGAAGACGGTCGGCAACAACATCGAGAAGTACCGCGCCTACCCGCGCCTGGTCGGCGAGACCGGCGGCAAGGACTTCGTCGTCGCGCACCCGAGCGCCGACCGCGCCGTGCTGAAGACCGCGCTGACCCGCGGCTCCTTCGAGTACCAGGGCCAGAAGTGCTCGGCCAGCTCCCGCGCCTACGTCCCGGCCTCCATCTGGAACTCCGGTTTCAAGGAGGAGTTCGCGGCCGAGATCGACGGCCTGACCGTCGGCGACGTCACCGACCTGTCCAACTTCATGGGCGCGGTCATCGACGAGCGCTCCTTCGCCAAGAACAAGGCCGCCATCGACCGCGCCGCCGAGGACCCCACCTGCACCATCGTCGCGGGCGGCTCCTACGACGACGCGGTGGGCTACTTCGTCCGCCCGACCGTCATCGAGTGCACCGACCCCGACAACGAGATCTTCCGCACCGAGTACTTCGGCCCGATCCTTGCCGTGCACGTCTACGAGGACGACAAGTACGACGAGATGCTGACCCAGATGGAGTCGGTCTCGGACTACGCCCTCACCGGCTCGGTCATCTCGGGTGACCGCGCGGCGGCGGCGTACACGATGGAGAAGCTCCGCTACGCGGCGGGCAACTTCTACATCAACGACAAGTCGACCGGCGCCGTCGTCGGCCAGCAGCCCTTCGGCGGCGGCCGCGCCTCCGGCACCGACGACAAGGCCGGCGCCCCGCAGAACCTGATGCGCTGGACCCTGACCCGCGCCATCAAGGAGACGCTGGTCCCGCCGACCGAGTACGGCTACCCGCACATGGGCTGA
- a CDS encoding proline dehydrogenase family protein has protein sequence MLGPVILAASRSDRMRRLISAAPVTKQVVDRFIPGETVDDIVPIIADLTAKGLELTMDVVGEDITTPEQAAAARDAYLALVDHLGALELGERVEMSVKLSMFGQALEGGHELALANVRPVVEAAAAIGTTVTLDAEDHTTLDSMFAIHEELRKDFPQTGCVIQAYLFRTEADARRLAEDGSRVRLVKGAYKEPAEVAYQQKHEIDKAYVRILKTLMEGAGYPMIGSHDPRLISIAQELAHRAGRKLDEYEFQMLYGIRGDEHLRLAAEGHRMRVYTAYGTDWYGYFMRRLAEKPANLQFFVRSMITKG, from the coding sequence GTGCTGGGTCCCGTGATTCTCGCCGCCTCGCGCAGCGACCGGATGCGTCGTCTGATCTCTGCCGCCCCGGTGACCAAGCAGGTCGTCGACCGGTTCATCCCCGGCGAGACCGTGGACGACATCGTCCCGATCATCGCGGACCTCACTGCCAAGGGGCTCGAGCTGACGATGGACGTCGTCGGCGAGGACATCACCACCCCCGAGCAGGCCGCCGCCGCCCGCGACGCCTACCTCGCGCTCGTCGACCACCTGGGGGCGCTCGAACTGGGCGAGCGGGTCGAGATGTCGGTCAAGCTCTCCATGTTCGGCCAGGCGCTGGAAGGCGGCCACGAGCTGGCCCTCGCCAACGTCCGCCCGGTCGTCGAGGCCGCCGCCGCCATCGGCACCACGGTCACGCTGGACGCCGAGGACCACACCACCCTCGACTCGATGTTCGCCATCCACGAGGAGCTGCGGAAGGACTTCCCGCAGACCGGCTGCGTCATCCAGGCGTACCTGTTCCGCACCGAGGCCGACGCCCGCCGCCTGGCCGAGGACGGCAGTCGCGTCCGCCTGGTCAAGGGCGCCTACAAGGAGCCCGCCGAGGTCGCCTACCAGCAGAAGCACGAGATCGACAAGGCGTACGTGCGCATCCTGAAGACGCTGATGGAGGGCGCCGGGTACCCGATGATCGGGAGCCACGACCCCCGCCTCATCTCCATCGCCCAGGAACTCGCGCACCGCGCCGGCCGTAAGCTCGACGAGTACGAGTTCCAGATGCTCTACGGCATCCGGGGCGACGAGCACCTCCGGCTGGCGGCCGAGGGGCACCGTATGCGCGTCTACACCGCCTACGGCACCGACTGGTACGGCTATTTCATGCGCCGTCTCGCCGAGAAGCCGGCGAACCTCCAGTTCTTCGTACGCAGCATGATCACCAAGGGCTGA